The following are from one region of the Thiocapsa rosea genome:
- a CDS encoding DUF3365 domain-containing protein gives MILAATAGFAQEGVQDADIAEAKALAERFGTTLQKELKAAMTDGGPQNAVKVCRERAPAIAAELSEESGWTVGRTSLKLRNAELNAPDEWERAVLVRFDERKAAGEDVATMTVAEVVESDDGSRLRFMKAIPTVQLCLSCHGKIVNANVSEALAEAYPEDQARGYEVGDVRGAFTLSTPR, from the coding sequence TTGATCCTTGCGGCAACCGCCGGCTTTGCGCAGGAGGGCGTGCAGGACGCCGACATCGCCGAAGCGAAGGCGCTGGCGGAGCGCTTTGGGACAACGCTGCAAAAGGAGCTGAAGGCCGCGATGACGGATGGAGGCCCTCAGAACGCGGTGAAGGTCTGCCGGGAGCGTGCACCCGCGATCGCGGCCGAACTCTCAGAGGAATCGGGCTGGACGGTGGGCCGCACCAGTCTGAAGCTCCGCAACGCCGAATTGAACGCGCCCGACGAGTGGGAGCGCGCGGTGTTGGTTCGGTTCGACGAGCGCAAGGCGGCCGGCGAGGATGTCGCGACCATGACGGTCGCCGAGGTCGTCGAATCCGACGACGGCAGTCGCTTGCGTTTCATGAAGGCAATTCCGACCGTTCAGCTCTGCCTTTCGTGCCATGGCAAGATCGTGAATGCCAACGTGAGCGAGGCCCTCGCGGAGGCGTACCCCGAGGATCAGGCGCGAGGTTATGAGGTGGGCGACGTTCGCGGTGCATTCACGCTTTCCACGCCCCGCTGA
- a CDS encoding META domain-containing protein gives MSSIRSRLLTFFLSWLTLGGGLHTAIAAETEPSLQITGELSYLARIALPPDALAIIELSDPRVPGGRLVAEQRIALDGRQVPIPFALVVERAALLPDQTYLVRGAVLSGDLAAWVTDEVPLDPSVESLDLGTILMRPYEPISLASEFICGDQPIRVGFLEDRMRLRVGDRTFDLRQAVSASGARYVALADPTTSFWGKGDRGMLEIAGRAYPECLPVEAATMPFRATGNEPFWNLEVGDKRVVLITDLGETRIDVALTEQELLEDGRRYRNLIEDGDLVVSIFDRPCVDTMSGMPHPATVEIRLDDRRLDGCGGDPATLLQGPEWVVEDIGSGGIIDRSRVTLNFGADGRLWGQASCNTYQGDYTLTGETLTLGLTATTMMACAPALMDQERTVLDLLARIRGFDVDPTGALILKADDGRTLVARRG, from the coding sequence ATGTCCTCGATCCGCTCGCGCTTGCTCACCTTTTTCCTGTCCTGGCTCACGCTCGGGGGCGGTTTGCACACCGCAATCGCCGCCGAGACCGAGCCGAGCCTTCAAATCACGGGCGAGCTGAGCTACCTGGCCCGCATCGCCCTGCCGCCGGACGCCCTCGCGATCATCGAGCTTAGCGATCCGAGGGTGCCGGGCGGGCGCTTGGTCGCCGAGCAGCGGATCGCCCTGGACGGCCGCCAGGTCCCGATCCCCTTCGCGCTCGTCGTCGAGCGCGCGGCACTGCTCCCGGACCAGACCTATCTGGTTCGCGGCGCGGTCCTGTCCGGTGATCTGGCGGCCTGGGTCACGGACGAGGTCCCGCTCGATCCGTCGGTCGAGTCGCTCGATCTCGGCACCATCCTGATGCGTCCCTACGAGCCGATCTCCCTTGCGAGCGAGTTCATCTGCGGGGATCAGCCGATCCGTGTCGGCTTTCTGGAGGATCGCATGCGCCTTCGGGTCGGCGACCGGACCTTCGATCTGAGACAAGCGGTGTCGGCCTCCGGCGCGCGCTATGTCGCCCTCGCGGACCCGACCACCTCCTTCTGGGGCAAGGGGGATCGCGGGATGCTGGAGATCGCGGGCAGGGCCTATCCGGAATGTCTCCCGGTCGAGGCCGCGACGATGCCGTTTCGCGCCACCGGCAACGAGCCTTTTTGGAACCTGGAGGTCGGCGACAAGCGGGTCGTGCTGATCACGGATCTCGGCGAGACCCGCATCGACGTCGCGCTGACCGAGCAGGAGTTGCTCGAGGACGGGCGCCGCTATCGCAATCTGATCGAAGACGGCGACCTCGTCGTCAGCATCTTCGATCGGCCCTGTGTGGACACCATGAGCGGCATGCCGCACCCGGCGACGGTCGAGATCCGGCTTGACGATCGCAGGCTCGACGGATGCGGCGGTGACCCGGCCACACTGCTTCAAGGACCCGAATGGGTCGTCGAGGACATCGGCAGCGGCGGCATCATCGACCGTTCCCGCGTCACGCTGAACTTCGGCGCCGACGGCCGTCTGTGGGGTCAAGCCTCCTGCAATACCTATCAGGGCGACTACACCCTCACCGGCGAGACGCTGACACTCGGGCTCACGGCCACGACCATGATGGCCTGCGCGCCCGCCTTGATGGATCAGGAGCGCACGGTCCTCGATCTGCTTGCTCGGATCAGAGGCTTCGACGTGGATCCGACAGGCGCCTTGATCCTGAAGGCCGACGACGGGCGGACCCTAGTGGCGCGTCGCGGTTAG
- a CDS encoding SDR family oxidoreductase gives MSAPPVVIFGASRGTGLEFARLLRAQDVPVIALLRGETGRAELDALGVELVHGDVMDPAALEATLALAPSGYRIVSTLAGLAPDGRWIDEAGNIALVDAALTRPPERFVLVTSMGCGEMAPHRSEAAIAAFGAVVDAKTRAEDHLRRSGLPYCILRPGGLRSQPATGRGILCADHAIHGFIHRADLAVLIERVLRDPSILGEALAAVDADLAHGPNPIQAVALVP, from the coding sequence ATGAGCGCACCACCCGTCGTGATCTTCGGGGCGAGCCGCGGGACCGGACTGGAGTTCGCCCGACTCCTGCGCGCGCAAGACGTGCCGGTGATCGCCCTGCTGCGCGGCGAAACGGGTCGCGCCGAGCTCGACGCGCTGGGGGTCGAGCTGGTCCACGGCGACGTCATGGATCCGGCCGCGCTGGAGGCGACACTCGCGCTGGCCCCGAGCGGCTATCGGATCGTCTCGACCTTGGCGGGGCTCGCCCCGGACGGGCGATGGATCGACGAGGCCGGGAACATCGCGCTGGTCGATGCCGCCCTGACACGACCGCCTGAGCGCTTCGTCCTGGTCACCTCCATGGGTTGCGGCGAGATGGCGCCCCATCGCTCGGAGGCCGCCATCGCCGCCTTCGGGGCGGTCGTCGATGCCAAGACCCGTGCCGAAGACCATCTCAGACGCAGCGGCTTACCCTACTGCATCCTGCGCCCCGGGGGACTGCGATCGCAGCCCGCGACCGGACGCGGCATCCTCTGCGCCGATCACGCGATCCACGGATTCATCCATCGCGCCGACTTGGCCGTACTGATCGAGCGGGTGCTGCGTGACCCGTCGATCTTGGGAGAGGCCCTCGCTGCGGTGGATGCCGATCTGGCCCACGGACCCAATCCCATACAGGCCGTTGCGCTGGTCCCCTGA
- the hutX gene encoding heme utilization cystosolic carrier protein HutX: MTATPELASVREALAKHPGVILESLARQHGVSYQGALTCLPDDMQTQLPGSCFGDAMADMTDWGDLVVIVHTEDLVMEVKGPLPPGRFGSGFYNLEAETGLSGHIRAERCGAVAFVRRPFMGKDSVSVQFLNQEGGCMFKVFVGRDTEGRLNPEQVERWEQLRSRLAAAASA; encoded by the coding sequence ATGACCGCAACACCCGAGCTGGCCTCCGTGCGCGAAGCCTTGGCCAAGCACCCCGGCGTGATCCTGGAGTCACTCGCGCGCCAGCATGGCGTCTCCTATCAAGGGGCGCTGACCTGCCTCCCGGACGACATGCAGACCCAATTGCCCGGGAGCTGCTTCGGGGACGCCATGGCCGACATGACCGATTGGGGTGACCTGGTCGTCATCGTCCATACCGAAGATCTGGTCATGGAGGTCAAAGGACCGCTGCCGCCCGGCCGCTTCGGCTCCGGCTTCTACAACCTGGAGGCCGAGACGGGCCTGAGCGGCCACATCCGCGCCGAGCGCTGCGGCGCCGTCGCCTTCGTGCGGCGACCCTTCATGGGCAAGGACAGCGTCTCGGTGCAGTTCCTGAATCAGGAAGGCGGATGCATGTTCAAGGTGTTCGTCGGACGCGACACCGAGGGACGCTTGAACCCCGAACAGGTCGAGCGCTGGGAGCAATTACGCTCGCGGCTCGCGGCGGCGGCATCGGCATGA
- the hutW gene encoding heme anaerobic degradation radical SAM methyltransferase ChuW/HutW, giving the protein MNAMIDVTEHFARVSGDPIKDAFPARRPMMPWATKTPVPDEEIGGIWQGMIEGVEPPRDRRLAYVHIPFCTNHCLFCGFYRHRLRDGGSPAFADLVIEEIRREAQAPGIGARPIQAVYLGGGTPTALAPVDIQRILETLSRQLPLAPDCEVTVEGRVKDFTPEMIDACLAGGATRFSIGVQTFDTEVRRRQGRQASGAQAERVLGDLIARRAATVVLDLVYGFPDQTPEIWSEDLRICHTLGPDGVDLYALNLIRGAPLQQAIEHGKIAAPADLSQQGELYRIGADALAELGWRQISNSHWARTHSERNRYNRLIKRGADCLAYGAGAGGSIGRYSYSLTADLDPYREAIRRGDKPLGTLHVADALAPLRDRIAGGIEIGCLDLSYIEAVEAPGLLPTLEPLFDQWAQAGLLRRDGSLIHLTTAGRFWSPNLLRALNRVQSEMLTFA; this is encoded by the coding sequence ATGAATGCAATGATCGATGTCACGGAACACTTCGCCCGGGTGTCCGGCGATCCGATCAAAGACGCCTTCCCGGCACGACGCCCCATGATGCCCTGGGCCACCAAGACACCGGTGCCCGACGAAGAGATCGGCGGCATTTGGCAAGGCATGATCGAGGGCGTCGAGCCACCGCGTGACCGGCGTCTGGCCTACGTGCATATCCCCTTCTGCACCAATCATTGTCTCTTCTGCGGCTTCTATCGGCATCGCCTGCGCGACGGTGGCTCGCCCGCCTTCGCGGACCTCGTGATCGAGGAGATCCGGCGCGAGGCGCAGGCGCCCGGGATCGGCGCGCGCCCCATCCAGGCGGTCTATCTGGGTGGCGGGACACCGACCGCACTCGCCCCCGTCGACATCCAACGCATCCTCGAGACCCTGAGCCGGCAGCTTCCCCTCGCACCGGACTGCGAGGTCACGGTCGAGGGCCGGGTCAAGGATTTCACCCCCGAGATGATCGATGCCTGTTTGGCCGGCGGCGCGACCCGCTTCTCGATCGGGGTGCAGACCTTCGATACCGAGGTTCGCCGACGCCAGGGCCGCCAGGCATCCGGAGCGCAGGCCGAACGTGTCCTCGGCGACCTGATCGCACGCCGCGCCGCCACTGTAGTGCTCGACTTGGTCTACGGATTTCCGGACCAAACGCCTGAGATTTGGTCCGAGGATCTACGAATCTGCCATACGCTGGGTCCGGACGGGGTGGATCTGTACGCGCTTAACCTCATCCGAGGCGCCCCGCTGCAGCAGGCCATCGAGCACGGCAAGATCGCCGCGCCCGCCGACCTGTCGCAACAGGGCGAGCTCTACCGGATCGGAGCCGACGCCTTGGCCGAGTTGGGCTGGCGTCAGATCAGCAACAGCCATTGGGCACGCACGCACAGCGAGCGCAATCGTTACAACCGACTCATCAAGCGAGGGGCAGACTGCCTCGCCTACGGTGCAGGCGCAGGCGGGTCGATCGGCCGATACAGCTATAGCCTGACGGCCGACCTGGATCCTTACCGCGAGGCGATCCGGCGCGGCGACAAGCCGCTCGGCACGCTGCATGTCGCCGATGCGCTTGCGCCTCTGCGCGATCGGATCGCAGGCGGCATCGAGATCGGCTGCCTGGACCTGTCGTACATCGAGGCGGTAGAGGCGCCGGGGCTCCTGCCGACCCTCGAGCCGCTCTTCGATCAATGGGCGCAGGCCGGCCTGCTGCGGCGCGACGGGTCCTTGATCCACTTAACGACCGCGGGGCGATTCTGGAGCCCCAATCTTCTGCGTGCCTTAAACCGCGTCCAGAGCGAGATGCTCACTTTCGCGTGA
- a CDS encoding TonB-dependent hemoglobin/transferrin/lactoferrin family receptor, which translates to MLVLIVLPLTDRADAQTGISAVELSQIRVTAAKSDRDPFTIAESVSVIGREQIEAEQPSRLGDLLLDLPNVDIGGGPRGAGQQVVIRGLGDERILFLLDGARQNFDRAHNARVFIDPDLLKQVEVLRGPASALWGSGALGGVVALTTVDAADLLRPGQTVGARVRAGYQSADRQWLTGGSAYGMVGENLGLLADISYRHGQDVRLGDGSTLENSAFETLSGLGKLTWTPAPDHEVAATFQTFDEHGEVPSNPQIRGTADNLVDRDTRQSNLSLRYAYAASDNPWVDISALVYTNWTDIEERRLIDRRRDDTELQTTGFDLRNRSVIRGPANLLHDVVAGVDYYQDTAESRRDGQPRPSFPDAEQDVLGLYLQDEISIGERVILVPGLRWDRYESRSSGDVAEDQNDSNLSKKLALTFMVTDWLSLVAAYNEAFRAPSLGQLFVSGVHFTCGRGCANVFVPNPDLKPETAHNKEIGVRLRRAGLFQPGDEGRASLNLFRNDVSDFIEQLVIFAPRPMPGNPGPGGVSYFENVRDARLEGFEAELAYEAPRWFARAGYGLTFGEDMDTGDPLGGIPANELILGAGGLVPSHGLSFGWRGRFVAAQDRVPAGVEESSAYDLHDLYLTWQPPGVKNQALRLDFGIDNLMDRAYLPYLSAIEGPGRNVKLTMAVSF; encoded by the coding sequence ATGCTCGTCCTCATCGTGCTGCCGTTGACCGATCGGGCCGACGCCCAGACGGGCATCTCGGCCGTGGAGCTGTCGCAAATCCGGGTCACGGCCGCCAAGAGCGACCGCGACCCCTTCACGATCGCCGAGTCGGTCAGCGTGATCGGCCGGGAGCAGATCGAGGCCGAGCAGCCCTCCCGGCTCGGCGACCTGCTGCTCGACCTTCCGAATGTCGACATCGGCGGCGGACCGCGCGGCGCCGGACAACAGGTCGTCATCCGCGGTTTGGGCGACGAGCGCATCCTCTTCCTGCTCGACGGTGCGCGTCAGAACTTCGATCGTGCCCACAATGCGCGCGTCTTCATCGATCCGGATCTGCTCAAACAGGTCGAGGTCTTGCGCGGACCCGCGTCGGCGCTCTGGGGGAGCGGTGCGCTCGGCGGCGTGGTGGCGCTGACGACGGTCGATGCGGCGGACCTGCTGCGTCCCGGCCAGACCGTCGGCGCACGGGTGCGGGCGGGCTATCAGAGTGCGGATCGCCAGTGGCTGACCGGGGGCAGCGCTTACGGCATGGTCGGCGAGAATCTGGGTCTCTTGGCGGACATCAGCTATCGTCACGGACAGGACGTGCGACTCGGCGACGGCTCCACGCTCGAGAATTCCGCCTTCGAGACGCTGTCGGGTCTCGGGAAACTGACCTGGACGCCGGCGCCGGATCACGAGGTGGCGGCGACCTTTCAGACCTTCGACGAGCATGGCGAGGTGCCCTCGAATCCGCAGATCCGAGGCACGGCCGATAACCTTGTCGATCGCGATACCCGTCAGAGCAACCTCTCGCTGCGTTATGCCTATGCGGCGAGCGACAACCCTTGGGTCGACATCTCCGCGCTGGTCTACACCAATTGGACCGACATCGAGGAACGGCGTTTGATAGACCGGCGCCGCGACGACACCGAGCTGCAGACGACGGGTTTCGACCTGCGCAATCGGTCGGTGATTCGGGGGCCGGCCAACCTGCTGCATGATGTCGTGGCCGGGGTGGACTATTACCAAGACACTGCCGAGTCGCGTCGCGACGGTCAGCCGCGTCCTTCTTTCCCGGATGCCGAGCAGGATGTCCTTGGCCTCTATCTCCAGGACGAGATCAGCATCGGCGAGCGGGTCATCCTGGTGCCCGGGCTGCGCTGGGATCGCTACGAGAGCCGTTCGAGCGGCGATGTCGCGGAGGATCAGAACGACTCCAATCTGTCCAAGAAGCTGGCGCTCACCTTTATGGTCACGGATTGGCTGAGTCTGGTCGCCGCCTACAACGAGGCGTTTCGAGCGCCGAGCCTGGGTCAGTTGTTCGTCTCCGGGGTCCATTTCACCTGCGGTCGCGGTTGCGCCAATGTCTTCGTGCCGAATCCGGACCTCAAGCCCGAGACGGCGCACAACAAGGAGATCGGGGTAAGGCTGCGTCGGGCGGGGCTCTTCCAGCCGGGCGACGAAGGGCGCGCGAGCCTGAACCTGTTTCGCAACGATGTCTCGGACTTCATCGAGCAGCTGGTGATCTTTGCCCCCCGCCCGATGCCCGGCAACCCGGGCCCCGGCGGGGTGAGCTATTTCGAGAACGTTCGCGATGCGCGCCTCGAAGGGTTCGAGGCCGAGCTGGCTTACGAGGCGCCCCGTTGGTTCGCCCGTGCCGGCTATGGACTCACGTTCGGGGAGGACATGGATACGGGCGACCCGCTCGGCGGAATCCCGGCAAACGAGCTGATCCTCGGCGCCGGGGGGCTGGTCCCCTCGCATGGCCTGTCGTTCGGTTGGCGGGGTCGGTTCGTCGCCGCACAGGACCGCGTGCCCGCCGGGGTGGAGGAGTCGTCCGCGTATGATCTGCATGACCTCTATCTCACCTGGCAGCCACCCGGGGTCAAGAATCAGGCACTCCGCCTGGACTTCGGCATCGACAACCTGATGGATCGCGCTTATCTCCCCTACCTGTCGGCCATCGAGGGGCCGGGGCGGAATGTCAAACTGACGATGGCGGTGAGCTTTTGA
- a CDS encoding HugZ family protein produces MTNSTAAPPAPDLAQVYAEVLRFREGFATLLMATVDPEGEPDASYAAYVEEAGDFYVFVSELSVHTKNLLESGRVSVLFIEEEASARHLFARRRLTYRCRAEEVARGSIGCETILERFELRFGALIATLRGLQDFHLVRLRPESARYVSGFAKAFAIDDVQLAEIRHIRDQGHRAGDAATRSAFTRRLVDPAEESDV; encoded by the coding sequence ATGACCAATTCGACAGCCGCACCCCCTGCACCCGATCTCGCGCAGGTCTATGCGGAGGTGCTGCGTTTTCGCGAGGGATTCGCAACCCTGCTGATGGCTACCGTCGATCCGGAGGGTGAGCCGGACGCGAGCTACGCGGCCTATGTCGAGGAGGCTGGCGACTTCTACGTCTTCGTCAGCGAGCTGTCCGTCCACACCAAGAACCTGCTGGAGTCCGGGCGCGTCAGTGTCCTCTTCATCGAAGAGGAGGCATCGGCCAGGCATCTCTTTGCCCGGCGGCGCCTGACCTATCGGTGTCGGGCCGAGGAGGTCGCGCGCGGCTCGATCGGCTGCGAGACCATCCTGGAGCGATTCGAGCTTCGGTTCGGCGCCTTGATCGCCACCTTGCGGGGTCTGCAGGACTTCCATCTCGTTCGGCTGCGCCCCGAAAGCGCGCGTTACGTCAGCGGCTTCGCCAAGGCATTCGCCATCGACGACGTGCAACTCGCCGAGATCCGCCACATCCGGGATCAGGGCCACCGCGCCGGCGACGCCGCAACGCGCTCGGCCTTCACCCGACGTCTCGTTGATCCTGCGGAGGAATCCGATGTTTAG
- a CDS encoding heme/hemin ABC transporter substrate-binding protein yields the protein MFRHAMVTGALLFGLLGLADQPRAAEPQRIVSVGGALTEILFRLDVQDRLVGVDTTSQWPSEAEALPQVGYQRALAAEGLLSLSPDLVLATEAAGPPAVIEQIRATGVEVRIIHGDPSPEGLVEKIRAVAEAVGRPAAGAALAEEVAEKMRRVEARLGEVSDRPSVVFLLSAARGSPMAAGRDTAADAAIRLAAGLNPLAAEMVGYKPLNTESMIGAAPDVILLTDRTLEGLGGIEGVLALPGVSLTPAGRHRRIAAMDDLYLLGFGPRLPAAIADLAAELHPRLAPETRLGLGRMDPSR from the coding sequence ATGTTTAGACATGCCATGGTGACCGGAGCCCTGTTGTTCGGTCTGCTGGGTCTGGCCGACCAACCGCGCGCGGCCGAGCCGCAGCGGATTGTCTCCGTCGGCGGGGCCTTGACCGAGATCCTCTTCCGGCTCGATGTCCAGGACCGCTTGGTCGGGGTGGATACCACGAGCCAATGGCCGAGCGAGGCCGAAGCACTTCCGCAGGTCGGCTACCAACGCGCGTTGGCCGCCGAGGGCCTCCTCTCGCTCTCGCCCGATTTGGTGCTGGCGACCGAGGCGGCAGGACCGCCGGCCGTCATCGAGCAGATCCGCGCGACCGGTGTCGAGGTGCGGATCATCCATGGCGATCCCTCGCCCGAGGGACTGGTCGAGAAGATCCGGGCGGTCGCCGAGGCCGTCGGGCGTCCGGCCGCCGGGGCGGCCTTGGCCGAGGAGGTCGCCGAGAAAATGCGCCGGGTCGAGGCCCGTCTCGGCGAGGTCTCGGACAGGCCCTCCGTGGTCTTCCTTTTGAGCGCCGCCCGCGGCTCGCCTATGGCTGCCGGGCGCGACACTGCGGCCGATGCGGCGATCCGTCTCGCCGCCGGATTGAATCCGCTCGCGGCCGAGATGGTCGGCTACAAGCCGCTCAACACCGAGTCGATGATCGGTGCCGCGCCCGATGTGATCCTCCTGACCGATCGGACACTCGAAGGTCTAGGCGGGATCGAGGGCGTTCTCGCCCTGCCCGGGGTGTCCCTGACCCCGGCCGGTCGTCATCGGCGCATCGCCGCCATGGACGATCTCTATCTCCTGGGCTTCGGCCCGCGCCTGCCGGCCGCGATCGCGGATCTTGCGGCCGAGCTGCATCCGCGGCTTGCTCCCGAGACGCGCTTGGGACTGGGGCGCATGGATCCGAGTCGATGA
- a CDS encoding FecCD family ABC transporter permease codes for MKARALALRFGLVTGSGTDPRMRFGRAPLVLIGLSLGLALMSIVALSVGAVEIAPTRVIAILAHGLGLDLPWAFEPEQAAVLGAIRAPRILLAILVGAALAVSGAAMQGLFRNPLADPALLGVSAGAALAAVSVIVLGATLLSGLTRILGTATLPIAAFGGSLVATLLVHRLASRDGHTAVATLLLAGIAINAIAGAATGVLTFVADDNQLRTLTFWTMGSLGGATWSTVAVGAPLILAAIVLIPLHARALNAILLGESEARHLGFEPERVKTLLVILVALAVGTAVALSGIIGFIGLVVPHLLRLTIGPDHRWLLPGSALLGAILLLGADLIARTLVAPAELPIGIVTALLGGPFFLWLLASRRGRGF; via the coding sequence ATGAAGGCGCGGGCGCTCGCCCTGCGATTCGGTCTGGTTACGGGCAGCGGGACGGATCCCCGGATGCGCTTCGGGCGCGCGCCGCTGGTCTTGATCGGACTGTCCTTGGGGCTGGCGCTCATGTCCATCGTCGCGCTGTCGGTGGGTGCGGTCGAGATCGCACCCACCCGGGTCATCGCCATCCTTGCGCACGGTCTCGGTCTGGATCTGCCATGGGCCTTCGAGCCCGAGCAGGCCGCCGTTCTCGGGGCCATCCGCGCCCCGCGCATCCTGCTCGCGATCCTGGTCGGGGCGGCCCTCGCCGTCTCAGGTGCAGCCATGCAGGGGCTGTTTCGGAACCCGCTTGCGGATCCCGCCTTGCTCGGGGTCTCGGCGGGCGCCGCACTGGCCGCCGTGTCGGTCATCGTCCTGGGCGCGACGCTGCTCAGCGGTCTGACCCGGATCCTGGGAACGGCGACCCTGCCGATCGCGGCCTTCGGTGGAAGCCTGGTGGCGACCCTCCTGGTGCATCGGCTGGCGAGTCGCGACGGCCATACCGCGGTCGCGACCCTGCTGCTCGCCGGCATCGCCATTAATGCGATCGCCGGCGCGGCGACCGGCGTCTTGACCTTCGTCGCGGACGACAACCAATTGCGTACCCTCACCTTCTGGACGATGGGAAGCCTGGGCGGAGCGACCTGGTCGACGGTCGCGGTCGGTGCGCCCCTGATCCTCGCGGCGATTGTCTTGATCCCTCTGCACGCCCGCGCGCTGAACGCCATCCTGCTGGGCGAGTCCGAGGCGCGTCATCTGGGTTTCGAGCCGGAGCGGGTCAAGACCCTGCTGGTGATTCTGGTCGCCCTGGCGGTCGGAACGGCGGTGGCGCTGAGCGGCATCATCGGGTTCATCGGCTTGGTGGTTCCGCATCTGCTGCGCTTGACCATCGGGCCGGATCATCGCTGGCTCCTGCCCGGATCGGCCCTGCTCGGGGCCATCCTGCTGCTCGGCGCCGACCTGATCGCACGCACGCTCGTGGCACCGGCCGAGCTGCCGATCGGCATCGTGACCGCATTGCTGGGCGGACCCTTTTTCCTGTGGCTGCTGGCTTCGCGCCGGGGACGGGGGTTCTGA
- a CDS encoding heme ABC transporter ATP-binding protein — protein sequence MLKGEEIGVRIGTHRLLDGVGCVVRPGELVVVLGPNGAGKSTLLRVLSGDLTPTTGAVSLNGRRLRNWSPLMLARQRAVLPQQSALSFPFRVEDVVRMGRSPHRAVTLVRQEAIVREAMRRADVLHLAGRLYPSLSGGERQRVQLARVLAQIWEPTDLGPRYLLLDEPTSALDIAHQHQLLEIAREMLAGGELGVLAILHDLNLASAYADRILLLKDGRVAAAGSVAEIMDRGHLESVFGIPVQTLEHPSLAGRRLVITGSGAS from the coding sequence ATGCTGAAGGGTGAAGAGATCGGGGTTCGGATCGGCACGCATCGGCTGCTCGACGGCGTCGGTTGCGTGGTCCGGCCCGGCGAGCTGGTGGTCGTGCTCGGACCTAACGGGGCAGGCAAGAGTACCCTGCTGCGTGTGCTCTCGGGCGACCTGACGCCGACGACCGGGGCGGTCTCGCTCAACGGGCGTCGCCTTCGCAACTGGAGCCCTCTGATGCTCGCGCGGCAACGTGCGGTGCTGCCGCAGCAGAGCGCCTTGAGCTTTCCCTTTAGGGTCGAGGACGTGGTTCGCATGGGCCGCAGCCCGCATCGTGCGGTGACCCTGGTGCGTCAGGAGGCGATCGTCCGCGAGGCGATGCGACGGGCCGACGTGCTGCATCTTGCCGGGCGGCTCTATCCGAGCCTCTCGGGGGGGGAGCGGCAACGCGTCCAGCTCGCCCGAGTCCTCGCGCAGATCTGGGAACCGACCGACTTGGGTCCGCGCTATCTCTTGCTCGACGAGCCGACCTCGGCACTGGATATCGCCCATCAACACCAACTGCTCGAGATCGCCCGCGAGATGCTTGCCGGAGGCGAGCTGGGGGTGCTTGCGATTCTCCACGACCTCAACCTGGCGAGTGCCTATGCCGATCGCATCCTGCTGCTGAAGGATGGCCGTGTGGCGGCGGCGGGTTCGGTGGCGGAGATCATGGATCGCGGGCACCTGGAATCGGTCTTCGGCATCCCGGTGCAGACACTCGAGCATCCGAGCCTCGCGGGTCGGCGATTGGTGATTACCGGGAGCGGCGCCTCCTGA
- the folP gene encoding dihydropteroate synthase: MMNSTPPGHDTPPLIMGILNVTPDSFSDGGLYSETAVAVQHALAMIDEGADIIDIGGESTRPGSQPVPAPEQERRVIPVIQRLRECVPSSTAISIDTTSARVAEAALDAGADWINDTSAGRDDPAMLALAAGRGVPIVLMHRQGMPDVMQQNPRYADVVAEVRAFLAERIEAALAAGIAQERILTDPGIGFGKTLEHNLALMAGLGELVRLGPPLLLGASRKRFLSTICREPDLTALMPATCATTTIGVLAGVRVFRVHDVAGNRQAADVAWAVRRAGSQ, from the coding sequence ATGATGAACAGCACGCCGCCGGGGCACGACACGCCCCCCCTCATCATGGGCATCCTCAACGTGACGCCCGACAGTTTTTCCGACGGCGGCCTTTACTCGGAAACCGCCGTTGCCGTGCAACACGCCCTCGCGATGATCGACGAGGGCGCCGACATCATCGACATCGGCGGGGAGTCCACACGGCCCGGCTCACAGCCCGTACCCGCTCCGGAGCAAGAGCGCCGGGTGATCCCGGTGATCCAGCGCCTGCGCGAATGCGTGCCGAGCAGCACCGCGATCAGCATCGACACCACCTCGGCCCGGGTCGCCGAGGCCGCGCTCGACGCCGGTGCCGATTGGATCAACGACACCTCCGCCGGACGCGACGATCCGGCCATGCTCGCCCTGGCGGCGGGTCGGGGCGTGCCGATCGTCTTGATGCATCGTCAAGGAATGCCGGACGTCATGCAGCAGAATCCGCGCTATGCCGACGTGGTTGCAGAGGTGCGCGCCTTTCTCGCCGAGCGTATCGAAGCGGCGTTGGCCGCGGGGATCGCGCAGGAGCGGATCCTGACCGATCCGGGCATCGGATTCGGCAAGACGCTCGAGCACAACCTCGCGCTGATGGCCGGGTTGGGCGAGCTGGTCCGCCTCGGACCGCCTCTGCTGCTGGGGGCAAGCCGCAAGCGCTTCCTCAGCACCATTTGTCGGGAGCCCGATCTCACCGCACTCATGCCCGCAACCTGCGCGACCACGACCATCGGTGTTCTGGCTGGAGTGAGGGTCTTTCGGGTGCATGATGTCGCCGGCAACCGCCAAGCGGCGGACGTGGCCTGGGCCGTGCGAAGAGCCGGCAGTCAGTAA